The genomic stretch AGGCCTGTTCCCCTTAAGTCTGGAGATCAGCTTCATCAGACAGCTGAGTCCATGGTCATCAAGGGACAGATGATTTTAAGACACAGTCCTTCATCAGATGTGAAAGAAGAACTAGCTATCCTTGATCCTCATGCcatcatttgcttttaaaaaatgtccatGTCAGAGTTAAATTTATGAGCCTGCAGCTATGGTACTGttaaacatgcaaacatgatGATTTAAATTTGCAGTTGTGCAGATGGTGACTACATTCCTTTTGGAAAAGCCATTGATGTGGATACTACTTTCTTCTACACTGAATTTCAGATAACACAGGTAAAATTTCAGAGTGATATCCAGCATGACAAGATAGGAACTTGCAGTGAATGTTTGCATTCATTTTATGTTAAAAGCCAAGTGATTTAAGCAAGCTTGCATTTGTTAAATCAGATCAATTTGCTGTTGAGTGCCATGCGAACCTTAAATGTGCTATTTCCTTTTTGAGAAGCATGTTTGAGCAGGGATTAGATTAGGGTGTGCGTGTCTGGTGTATGCTGGAATTTATTATgccattccattttttttaatgaagtacTGATGGGGCAAAACCCTACAAAAAATAGCACTTTGAAATTTCCCATATTGCAAACAAGATGCAGCATGTAAAAATCCTGTTGTTTCTTAACTGTCTGGAGTAGTGACATGCTAGAATATAATAATGTTACTAAATGCCCGTGCTTTTTCTTTATGTGGTTAAAACATGCCAAAAAGAAAACTCATGCTTGTTTTTTCAGTTTGGCTGCTGGAGTTTCTGGATCTGCCAGCTCTTTCTATTTGCGCTAGCTGTCATGAAACTGTATCACTATCATCGCCAGGAGGCCTTACCTATCTCGTTCAACAGAGAGCGTCAGCGTCTTTTGCAGAAAGTGCAGGGCCAATCAGGAAATGAATatgtgaaaacataaaagaagcaaatattttgcattatttaactttatttgtaaatttgctTACTTATCACACATATAGTGATGCATAAGTATTAGTTTCTAATTTctgctttacaaataaaataagcatagaaatattttatgttgcaCTGAAAACAATTGCATATTAAGTGTATTAAAACTTTTAAGTCCTTGAAAAATTATGTGTCCTCAACGTAAATTGTTTCCGTTTTAACCTTTCAGATTGCTTTTCCATTCCTTTAAGAGtgccctccccccccccccaaaaaaaaaattaagacaccccctccccccaaaaatgTGACTTGCTCAGAATTCTTAATAGGATTTTAGTTGTGATAGTGTGCTACAGCTGTTTTTATTGAAACTGTCAGCAAAGAAAATTTCTATTCTATTATCCTCAGAATAAccaataaaaatttattgaattGCAACTGACGCAGATATATTGCATTCCACAGATGGTGTAGTCTGCTGCTTTTTTAACTGATTGAGTcctattttcttgtaaatttaaaatatttattacttttatctgCCATGATTAGATGTGGCACATTGCTGACTACAAAAGTTTTATGACTCATATGCATTGTATTTGAACTCAGATCAAATGAAGCACCCTGATGCATCTGCTTGTTTTAATATGTAcccaattatttttattacaagatTTGATTAATTGATTTGATTAGCATATAATTACAAAAAGCTTAACAGTGACATTTGTTATACTGAAGTCAATTTAACTGTGCACATGAATTTTCTCTGGGTGTGTATAGAAGgaggaaacattttaataatattatgcaGTATGTATGATGAAATTGCATCAAAAGTCATAAATTTAAGCATGCACAATCAGAAAaggatatttttgaaaattctgtGCTAATGTCATTTCTatgaagacatttattttgtgaagttgaaagaaagaagagttttGATAAAGAGCAATAtgaattgtaatttttttatctcctgcaaacaatataaagaaaaaaggtttacaTTAGAGTATGTTAGAGGAATTCTTAAAAGCTTTATATTTTAGATGACAGACATTCTgcaacttttatattttacaaaatagaGCAACATAAATGTCCAGTTTATGACATGTTGCAAGTGGGTGTTGCATGGAAGAGACAACAATCATGTGTGCCTGGGGTTGATGGTCATTCACCTCACTGTCAGATTGTCCCAGCCATGACCATGTCATCCCAAGATCACATTGTCCCATTGCTGAAAACTGAATTATCTCAGGTCCAAAAGATGCCTTGATCACTGATAACACAAGTAGTTATTAAGATTAGATATTGCCAACAGAGCTTAACGCTATTTGAATACAATATGCGAGCTCAGCTGCCTATTTTTAACAGAGCCATGTGAACAAGTTCAGCCACCagttttactaaacaaaaatggttaTTTGGCAATACACATCCAGAGATCATATCACAGTAGTGTATAAActcaatttttctctttaaacaatttttttttttaagtttatcatCATTTATTCATTAGTTCAAAGCATTATTTGCcttctgtttctgtctgttgctaTGTCTCTGTTTAATTGTTATGTGTTTGATGATACGctatttattttgacttttttgcaCATTGAGTCTGCAGTTGAGAAATATGCTATATAAATccactttattattatgatatgCAGATGCATCAGTTTGggtattaatttagcttgaagTTCATCTTACTACAATAGTGTACTGTCATTCAGTGTAAGCCCTACTTCAAAAGAATCTTGATGTATTCCAAATATAGTGGATTGACCTGCATACAGACCTCTCCTCTCTGCATGCATAGATGAGATCAAGAAAACCTGAACGACATATCTAAATACGAACCACCaaatataataaagaataaatgaagacTGTCATTTAGTCTGGACTAAACTGACAAGCTTTAAGTAGCCAGTAGATATTTGTTACCTTGTCCAGGCCAGTCTTTTGGAACTTGGACAATTCAGCTTTCGGTTTGGGGACAAAGTGGTTTTACTTGGGACGATATGGTCATAGCTGAGGTGATTTGACTCAGGCACAGTGAGGTGATATGGTTTTGGGGCGAAATGACTAGCTCCCTGATGGTCAGTacattttgtgtatttgtaaCTATAGTTTTTATGTTCAAACAATCCTGTTTCTTGTCAAACTATCCTAGTACctagttttgttttgattttgtggaTAGCACTCCTTTTATAGCATTCACTATATGGGGAACCAGAATGGCACTTACCCCAACTGTTGGCACATAATCTGCCCTAGGCAGCTGCAAAGTGAGTTTTAGGAGAAACCTGGGCAGAACATTTGTGAGTGGATGCTCTCGAGTAGCTTACCTTATTAGAATAGTTACATTGCACTGTCTTTAAGTCTTTGCTAGACCATCATGCCTTATTCTGCACTGTATCTTTTGGCGTTGTATGTACTTGTAACCATAGACGTCTAtgttgtaactttaaaaaacatgttCCTAGCATCTGAATCTATATCTGTAAATTAATGCTTAGCATCATTCACTGTGCAGCATATTAAAGATTATCAGTGTGTTTAACCTTCTTAGCATGACATAAAACTATAACATTGCAATGACTGGcttataactgaagactgtgaagactaCAGTGTgggaagtttgttttttatcatTGCTGCTCTGaagtaaacattagaccaagaaacccaTACgtttttggaaaggaaaaaacatgaactttgcaataaagtaatgaaaaatCGCCTTTCTTGTGCTTCCCAGCAAAGCAGCAATTGTGGCCCATCGTGCTAagagggtttaaaaaaatatgccatTGTCTTTCAATTCACTGCTGTTTGGCTATAAAGAAATTTAATGTTGAGTGCAATAATTAAAGGGctggagaatttgttttataggATATTGACCCACTTATATTCATAGATTGAAAGGTTTTTAGTTTGTATTTTGACAAATATAATGGACAGATTTTCAGAAAATCTTGATATTTTTGTTACGTGTCTTTGAAAAAGTGCAATGGTAAATGGTGCTATTTTTCCTTGAtcaatatttgtatgtaaaagTCTTATcacttgaaataatttttgaatcATTTCATGTCTCGACTAGTTGGACATCTTAAATTTGCAAATCAAATAGATAAAAGAGGTTTTAATATCGTTATGAATTATTCTTCACTTGTGTTTGTCGGCATTGCTTCTTAGTGTTATAATCATCACATTCCATTTTCCAGgagagataataaaaatgtataagaaACAGCTGTGACAATTTTATGAACGCTACAGAATTATTCTAATCTATCCAGTTACTATTCATATGGCTAATGGGAGAAGGAAGTACAAATTTTAGACCAGTTATTGTCATGCAGGTTACTCTTGGCATTAATATTATTGACTGCTTACAAATTGTAGGTATTacttcctgtcaccaatacagtgaagattggctgtcctgggcatgcttttctttctctgcattgtTTGCAAggttggctgctttgccgtcatatagccttggttgctggctcagtgtaacaCACCAACTTTCCCCCACCCCTCAAATCCTTGGAGTTTGTAATTGGCaagtattgtaaatatttcaagaatAATAAAGCTTGTGgccatttcatatttttgtcacGTTTTTTCTGGACCATTTTGTAGTAGTCAGTTTTGGCATAGAAATGTCATTTGTCCTTTGCCCgccactttttattttactgttccCACACTGTGTCTTATTTTCATGGAAACCACCAAGGTCATGGCTTATCTTTTCTACTGATTTGCTAGTGCCTTTAGAAAGTATGTCTCTATCTCTCAGCATTTTGCTTTAACGTtgagttcttttgtttttaaaaatggagtcagtcattttttcccctccaaaTACATATTTTGATAACACTAATACAATGCTTTTGTATTGAAAATTGTGTGGGTTTATCCATCTGAATTGATGATAAAACTTCCATGATGAACTGGGCTCAGCTGAAAGGATTTTTGGTAATCTgcacatgcccacacacacacacactagaaaCTAGGGAACATGCTTGTGAAATATGCATGGAAACTGAGCACAGTCTCTGGTTtccaaccattttttttcccacaacAGTAGATCTCTGCTTCCCACATACTGAATTGcacaaaaaagatttcttttaccaaaaaaaagaactcaaaaccaaaaataacatGGTCCACTGTGATGAGACACTTTCAACACCTTAATTCCCTCACAAAATACTCACCTCAACCCAACCTAAGAATAATCCAAACCCTAACCTTCACCCATTGATTCCCCTggtttttttgtaaagtatACACACAGACCGGACAAAAGACAATATGACATAACCTTAAAGGACTAGCGAATTGAATAGTTGAAAAGTTGAAAACCCCTCTTgtgttcttgagatacatgcctacaatCATTACCATACACTGAAAGAGATCGACAACAGAGATGTCAGGATAGTATATGGATATGCTTACACCATGGGACAGCTGAGAACATGTTAAGGCATAAAATGATGtcatgattttgacctctttctgtgcatggttaTGTTTTCTAGCATGTGTCTTGAGAAAGGAAGGGGCCAGAGTTGAGTATTTTGCACTAAATTTTACTGAGAAATTTTAAACGCTAATCCTTTAAGCATATTTAGtgtatgaaaaatgaaattcacCAAGAAtgaaaaggtttaaaaataacTCTTTAGAACTGTTTTATCAAatcttgcattaaaaaaatcatctcttAACACAATGACCAAAAAAGCTTTCCACATAATTGTTCCTTCAAAAAGTGGAGAAACCCACTACACATGGGTGACTCAAAGTTAGCAATAACCAAAAGCATGACAGATGaagtgtttgatttttaaatgtcactGTGATGgcaatataaattaaaatgttcaagCTCTGActgaaaaatcaaattttgttgCCAAAAGTTTAATTCTTACTTTCTAAACATCCTCATTTATCAAATACTTGGTTTGCAGGAAACTGAAATAAGTCTGCATTTGATGACTCATAAAAACATCATGATAGAGATTCTAGATTGTTTTATCAACAGATCTACAGAATTTAATCtaagaaacaacaaacttcTATACTGATCAAATTAACAAACTAATAACGTTGACACAGTAAATGTTTGACTGAAAACTGTCATTAtcctgaattttaaaataagtgaaaaataaaaggacatgCAAAAGCTGTACACAAAAATTTGAGATTACTTGCTTGTGAAATTCAAAATTCATGCAAAACACAAAAGGCACTTACAAGCCTGGGTTATGTACATTAATTCTATCAAAAGTAGTCAACAGTGCATGGCTATGATGCATCTATTAAGCCTTCCAAGCTTTTGTAACAAGAATAGGGACCATCACGACCACAGTCTTTCTGTTATCAGGTATGTCTGTTCTCATACAACAGAGTCATATAGAGCAATAATAAATGATATGTAAACATTGGAATAATCTCACAGAATGttaaactgcaatttttttcctgacaaaCCTAACATTCTCACTGATGGAAACTTCTAACTACTTCACTCTCTTGTTCAATCTTTTTCTACCACTTTCGCACCAAGCTCCATTCTGCTGTAGCGATCAGCCTTCTACTAGTAACTTACTCCAAAAAAGTTCATTGcactttatatttaaataattgagATGAAACATTACTCAGTCTGATTGCATGGTTTATAACAAGAAGAGacaggaaaataacaaaacaaaacttgataCTTTTAATATGTCAGCGCAAGAACAATTATTATTAGATCTTGCAAAACCTTTTTTCCATTTCCTCTGCTGGCTTCCTATTCAGTTTTGTATAAACTGGCTAGTTCGTTACAGGCTCTGCTCCTTTGTTCTTCTTTGATCTAGCTCACTAAGCAGGAATCTCATActtttgctgatattttcttttccatgGATGAAAACCATGGGCTTATCCACTAGGCATCTACATCTCGCTACCTTATGTGATATGCAACCAGCAGACATTTAAGTTATTCAAACATGTTCTTAAGGCCCATTTGTTCAAGAAATGTCTTCAAGTTTAACCCACAAGCTATTGGTCCGTATCCTTTAACAACTTTTCCTGTTCTCCTTTGACGTGCAATTTCTACTGTTCATGCTGTTCCTTCTGTAAATAGCTAAGTACTCAGAGCATGATACTAATGTTGTGGCACTATACTAACATAcacataataatgatgatgatgatgataatgctgattataaaaatagctttattcCTTTTCCATAGACATGATTTTGGTTTTATTATCTGGCCATAAAATGAACTTGTCAATGAATGCTCTGACTTTTCTAAAGCCTATTCACAGATTGATGACATTTAAAGATAatgaatgacagaaaagtaAGCAGCCAGTAGCAAAAGGAACCAAACTGTTAAAATACAGAGAATACAGTCAACTGAAACCCAATGTTATCATTTCATTGAATGATATCAACATATCATTTTACATACTGAGGAAGCATGCTCTAAGGCATTAATAAACAGTACTGATATGAAGCGAATCACAACCATTGTATGATAATGAAGTGTTGCATAAATCACAACTCATAAACTTTGAAGTCTGACAATCTTCAACCTTGTGCTTGAAGAAGCCCAAAAACTCttgacagtttatttaaaacaaatatgagGCTTAGGGGATTCACACATCTACTCCAACACCTGGGAATCTGACTTGGTTGATGTGTTATTTAATGCTATATTCCTGGCAGTAAAACTGAAGATGGTGACTAACATCCACATCTACGGCCAAATTTGAATATCCATCAGGTCAGCACGATATTTTTCATTGTATCTGCTTATACTAAACAATCCATGATAGAAGGGGAAGCTTCAGAGGCTTCAATAAAGTATTTACATCCCTTTTAAATATAATGGCCTCCTTAGCTTTTGCCAAGAAGATGGAAACTTAATCTTTTTTCTGGGATAGGTAACActtcaataaaacattttgcacacGTCTCAAAACATAACTATCTTAATAACAGTAGTAAAAATATGCTGTAATGAAAAAACttactgtcttttttatttacactattaatttacaaataaataatgtttaagtATACCAAACATGACTCTCAAAGCTACTTACTTTTTCCACTCTTCATTCAAGTAAATTTTACATCaaatttcaataaatgtacACTGTTTTAAAGATGACAGTATTTTcactatttcaaaaatataagtTTCTAGTCCCTGTCATCCAAGTAGGTCTGCCGTCGTTCCTGTTGGCCTGGCGTAGGCCGGTGATGTGACTGAGATGAATTTTCTTCAAATGCATATGGTGGCCGAACAGATGTATATGGATCTTGGGCTCTTCCgtcatgttttgtaaacaagtaGGAAGAGGCTGAAACTGATGACAATGCTTGCTGATTTGGCTGAGTGGACAGCAACGGTGTTGAGGAATAGCTGCGTTGCTTAGAGACAGGCTGACTGCCGTAGTGTACGTCTGATGCAGAGTTATTCCTTGGATAGTACTGCTGAGGCTGTGCAGCAGTTCCTTGCTGGGCAAAAAGAGGGTGAACTCGCTGCATATATCGTGGAggtggctgctgttgctgtgatGGTTGCTGCACATGCTGGTTGCTTTGCTCTTGAGTCTGATTAAAAAAGCCTTGTGAAAATAAGTTTGGACTGGGAGTAGGTGCTGATCTGGAGGATGAGATGGGTGGCTGAGACAACTGAGATGGTCGAAAAGCAGTATGGGCTGAGGGCTGCACGACACGCTGAGAATAAATTGTACCCTGGGTAGGCTGACTGCAATTTACATGACTTGTCATGCTGCCCTGATTTTGAGGAATAGACCCAATCTGTCCTGAATTAGCAACTGAATAGTTTAAATTTTGAGAATGATGACTTCTTTTGTCACCAAGTGCAGGCTGACTTGTGAAGAAATCAGGACGCTGACCATGCTGGTCTGGTACTCCAACTGATATTGAATTGCGAATGTCCCCAACAATATCTCGATGACCAGATGGACTGGTTGGGCTGAAGTGAGGATTGCCCTGATTTCTGGGTGGCCCTGGATGACCACCTGGGATGCGTGATGCCGATAATGGGTGGGTTGGAGATCTGTGAAATGCAACAGTCTGTGAAGCAGaaacactttcagcagctgtTGATGCATTACCACTGTGCGAAGGATATTCACCAACATCCCCCAGCTTCCGCCAAACCACCTAAATGttgacagcaaaaaaataacttgaaatcattttgattttaaaggtgtgttagaaatgtttaaaagaaacaaattattataGGGAGTACCCAGTGATAGGGGCAGGTCACTACCAGGCAAGATTTGaagttaaatattaaaaacatttccaaaccACAAATCTGTTTTGCCTCATTTGAGCtctaataaaatttaaaggCAATTCAACATTACAGTTTTAAGTTGCTGTACTATTAGAGTTTAGGAATGACAACATCAACTCTTACATTGCACATCTCTCTGACAATGGCTTTCTCTGTGTCCCCAAGATTTTCCTGACCAGCAGGGTTTTGTGTTCGCTCCAGCTGCTCATGCACTTGCAATACCTAACATgcgcacatatatatacacacacacgtgcacagtTTTAGCATGAACAACTTAAAGCATCACATATTATGGATGGAAACAttaaataaactataaactatGCTGCTAATGTTCATCAGCACAAAAGTTTATCTTGAAAATCCCCCTCTCCTCTCCTTATTTCCAAACCAGATTTTGAAGAAgtgtacacagaaaaaaaaaaattatctgagaTATTGTATCACACATCTTCAACGGACACTTAAGTTAGTTTGTCAAAAAGCAAATACCAGTTACAAATTTGAAATACTGAGGTCACCAGATGCTAATCACCAGCTCTGCCTGattttatgaacaaaatataTCCACAAAagttgaggggggggggtgtgtgtgtctaaaGATGAAGGTAAAAggaacataaaacataaaaagaaatcaaatcagGTATTAAAATCAACAGATAGTCATTGCTTGAAACTCCAGTACTCTACTGCAAGCACTTTGTAACCaagattt from Pomacea canaliculata isolate SZHN2017 linkage group LG8, ASM307304v1, whole genome shotgun sequence encodes the following:
- the LOC112570411 gene encoding uncharacterized protein LOC112570411, producing MEWESQRPSAPSTPTSMSSQSTGSGTNLLREKIPPYKQLNPSPAVSALSKQSDQDLFRKGADELVRILRHVESDYKSLLAEHSNIIKDVNRRFQIFVLEARGLKEINQKLQDDNQELRDLCCFLDDDRQRSRKLAREWQRFGRYTASVMHSEVAAYQEKLHLLEERQAELLSDNMELKELCLFLDHERSQMNGDRDEGDGSSKWNNECNFTSFYCHVHQTTGSKNSAFGRGKKKLARRVERNSADGYHPADQDVAMVTRSRGINSYTNKSSHGQSGRDGTSSSLSMNKPEAVMHAMKVLQVHEQLERTQNPAGQENLGDTEKAIVREMCNVVWRKLGDVGEYPSHSGNASTAAESVSASQTVAFHRSPTHPLSASRIPGGHPGPPRNQGNPHFSPTSPSGHRDIVGDIRNSISVGVPDQHGQRPDFFTSQPALGDKRSHHSQNLNYSVANSGQIGSIPQNQGSMTSHVNCSQPTQGTIYSQRVVQPSAHTAFRPSQLSQPPISSSRSAPTPSPNLFSQGFFNQTQEQSNQHVQQPSQQQQPPPRYMQRVHPLFAQQGTAAQPQQYYPRNNSASDVHYGSQPVSKQRSYSSTPLLSTQPNQQALSSVSASSYLFTKHDGRAQDPYTSVRPPYAFEENSSQSHHRPTPGQQERRQTYLDDRD